In one Diceros bicornis minor isolate mBicDic1 chromosome 2, mDicBic1.mat.cur, whole genome shotgun sequence genomic region, the following are encoded:
- the IRAK2 gene encoding interleukin-1 receptor-associated kinase-like 2 isoform X4, giving the protein MPLKAGNVAEAEAGAEEYSPEEYGREEPGAEREMEAGRPRPVLRSVNSREPSQVIFCNRSPRVVLPVWLNFDGEPQPYPTLPPGTGRRIHSYRGHLWLFRDAGTYDGLLVNQTELFVPSLNVDGQPIFANITLPEPTLTDMSLKKSYRW; this is encoded by the exons ATGCCCCTGAAGGCGGGGAACGTGGCAGAGGCCGAGGCGGGTGCCGAGGAGTACAGCCCTGAAGAGTACGGCCGGGAGGAGCCGGGCGCCGAGAGGGAGATGGAGGCCGGGCGGCCGCGGCCGGTGCTGCGCTCGGTGAACTCGCGCGAGCCGAGCCAGGTCATCTTCTGCAACCGCAGTCCGCGCGTCGTGCTGCCCGTGTGGCTCAACTTCGACGGCGAGCCGCAGCCCTACCCGACGCTGCCGCCCGGCACGGGCCGCCGCATCCACAGCTACCGAG GTCACCTTTGGCTCTTCCGAGATGCGGGGACATATGATGGGCTTCTGGTTAACCAAACTGAACTCTTTGTGCCATCTCTCAATGTTGATGGACAGCCTATTTTTGCCAACATCACACTGCCAG AACCAACCTTAACAGACATGTCACTGAAGAAGAGCTACAGATGGTAG
- the IRAK2 gene encoding interleukin-1 receptor-associated kinase-like 2 isoform X3, whose translation MPLKAGNVAEAEAGAEEYSPEEYGREEPGAEREMEAGRPRPVLRSVNSREPSQVIFCNRSPRVVLPVWLNFDGEPQPYPTLPPGTGRRIHSYRGHLWLFRDAGTYDGLLVNQTELFVPSLNVDGQPIFANITLPVYTLKERCLQVVRSLVKPENYRRLDLVRSLYEDLEDHPNVRKDLERLTKEHIENQRIEGEAEDFN comes from the exons ATGCCCCTGAAGGCGGGGAACGTGGCAGAGGCCGAGGCGGGTGCCGAGGAGTACAGCCCTGAAGAGTACGGCCGGGAGGAGCCGGGCGCCGAGAGGGAGATGGAGGCCGGGCGGCCGCGGCCGGTGCTGCGCTCGGTGAACTCGCGCGAGCCGAGCCAGGTCATCTTCTGCAACCGCAGTCCGCGCGTCGTGCTGCCCGTGTGGCTCAACTTCGACGGCGAGCCGCAGCCCTACCCGACGCTGCCGCCCGGCACGGGCCGCCGCATCCACAGCTACCGAG GTCACCTTTGGCTCTTCCGAGATGCGGGGACATATGATGGGCTTCTGGTTAACCAAACTGAACTCTTTGTGCCATCTCTCAATGTTGATGGACAGCCTATTTTTGCCAACATCACACTGCCAG TGTATACCCTGAAAGAGCGATGCCTCCAGGTTGTCCGAAGCTTAGTCAAGCCTGAGAATTACCGGAGGCTGGACCTCGTGAGATCACTCTACGAAGATCTGGAAGACCACCCGAATGTGAGGAAAGACCTGGAGCGGCTGACAAAGGAGCATATTGAAAATCAGCGGATAGAAGGGGAGGCCGAAGATTTTAATTGA